Proteins encoded within one genomic window of Fragaria vesca subsp. vesca linkage group LG1, FraVesHawaii_1.0, whole genome shotgun sequence:
- the LOC101310842 gene encoding uncharacterized protein LOC101310842, with product MEKLNNAPNRDKYSKFLKGIPRPLWNSRAELKLELDRIFQVERKLPVTLKFADVVTNYMKQDNDDIYLASKDWPRIAKRFLVSLGMSTAHAPDQFEIHDHMLILSEAFTGFNNVLLGVTREFTIVPLVFIEAHDCVYIGEHLMYADNSFHCLMDKLPNTSIDSSVLRHMNIGLEHSLIAFKITLQGIAKLCRKIDEDLVSESETVSPRHKYGEGLRDKT from the coding sequence ATGGAAAAGCTTAACAATGCGCCCAACAGGGATAAATACAGCAAATTTTTGAAGGGAATTCCCAGGCCTCTTTGGAATTCTAGAGCGGAGTTAAAGTTGGAACTTGACAGAATTTTTCAAGTTGAGAGAAAGTTGCCGGTGACGCTTAAATTTGCTGATGTGGTGACAAATTACATGAAGCAGGACAACGATGACATTTATCTTGCGTCTAAAGACTGGCCCCGAATCGCTAAGAGATTTCTTGTATCTCTTGGAATGAGTACTGCTCATGCTCCTGATCAGTTTGAGATTCATGACCACATGTTGATACTTTCTGAGGCTTTTACTGGATTCAACAACGTATTACTGGGAGTGACGAGAGAGTTCACAATAGTGCCTCTTGTTTTTATTGAAGCTCATGATTGTGTTTATATAGGTGAACATCTCATGTATGCTGATAACAGTTTCCACTGCCTGATGGACAAGCTGCCTAACACAAGTATTGATTCTAGTGTTTTGAGACACATGAATATTGGACTAGAGCATTCTCTTATTGCCTTCAAAATCACATTACAGGGAATAGCAAAGCTTTGTCGGAAGATCGATGAAGACTTGGTTTCTGAATCAGAGACGGTATCTCCTCGGCATAAATATGGTGAAGGGTTGAGAGACAAAACATAG